The DNA sequence TCTGTAGCTTCCGTTATAAGAGTCAGCTACAATGCTACGGCTTCCGCTATATCCTGTAGTCGCGGTTCCCGGAGTATTCACTTCGTGGATAATAGCGTCTGTTCCCAAAACTTTTCCATTTTTAGCATCTACAAAAACATATTGTCTGCTTAATGGTTTTTCTGAGTAAATATCAAATTTATAAGCTAAAGTTAAATCATTCAGTTTTTCATCCGTAGGATCTGAATAATATACCAGTTCACCTTTAGGAGCAAAGCTTGCATTGGGATTATTGGATTCTTTTTTAAGAAAATCTTCCTCTTCTTTATTTTGCCATTTGTAGGATTCTGCCCCAACGAATGATAAAGCACTCTGCAGAGCGATACTTTCAGAAATATTGGTTTTCTTCTCAAGCCCTTTCGGAAGCTGAAGAACCCATTTTCCTGATTGTCCTACTATTTTGCCTCCTTTTGTTTGTACCGCCATCATTCCGTATTCTACAGGAATATCATTAACGGTCTGCTGGAATCTATGAGTTTCAAAACCCAGCGCATCTTTTTCCAAGCCCAGTTTAAGTGCTTGCCCAGGAGAAAGTCTCTGTGAGGTTTCATCGAATAAAACAGGGCTTCCCTGAAATGCAGGTGCATTTTTATCAAATCTCATAAAGTCCGCATGTAATCCACTTTTACCCGGATTTAATTTTGATGGTGTGTTTTGCCCAAAAACAAAAGAGCAGGCGGCAACGCTTGCCACTAAGATAAATTTCGTTTTCATAATAATATTGGTTGATTGTGATGACGAATGTATAAACTTTTCACAATAAAACAATACAAACAATGAATAAAATTCAATAGATATTATAAATTGATAAATAAAAAACAATAATGATTTTAAAACAAAGAAAAATATTTAAATATAATTTTTCTACAATATAATTTTTAAATTAAAATATTTAATTAAAATCAAAATTTTGTGAATTATTTTTTTTCACTATGTAGTGCATTATATCATATGAAATTATTAATGATTAAAGTCTGAGAAGGTTTATTTTTTTAAATAATGGATTAAAAAACAAGGACTATCTCAAAAGACAGTCCCATTTTATAAGAATAATTTAAAATAATAATCTCAAATTATTAACGTTTATTTGCTATTGGAGTTCTGAATTCACCATAACCCATCAGTCCATCATAATTTCTTCCGAATGGTGCATAATAAAGAAATGCCTGATAAAGATTTTCTGTCTGCCAGAAATTACCGTTTACCTCACCGAAATTCAACGGTCCATTTCCTTCTTTAGTTACTAAAACGTAGTTATAAAAACCCTGTTTCAGAAATATTTTAGCTACATACTGTTTGGTAGCAGCATCATACTGCATTTGATTTTCCTTAGTTGGCTTATAATTATTAAATCCTCCCAAAACATAAATCTCTTTATCCACAGGATCCGATTCCAGATAGAAATGCACCCACGAGTAGTCAGCTTCTCTTTCAGCATCTCTTTCTCTTCCCAGGTCATTTCTTCTGTAATACCATGCTCCATTTACATCAGGCTGGTATTGATAATTCAAAGGAAATGCCCATACCGGATGAAGATAGGTCTGGTTAACATCATCTTTTATTTCAGTTGCACGCACCATATCCGCCGCCATATTCATATTTTTATTATCGAAATAATAAAATTCATTGTCTCCGGGAAACGTAAGATTCATCTGCTGGAAAAGTATCTGATTGCCTAAAACACTGCTTGGTTTTAGGTTAGAAATCACCATATTCGGGTTGTTATTCTGCATCACATTCATTGTGATTGAATTGACATTGGAAGAAATATCTCCTCCTTTCGGAGAAACATTCACTTCTACCCTCTGGTTAAGATTGGGATTTTTTGCATCTGCAAACCTTGAAATATTTAATCCTACAGCTGTTGCATCTTCTACCAGGTAAAACCTTTTTTTGAAAAGAGGCTGATCTGCAGAATCTTTGTAAACAATCAGTTCATAATTCCCTGAAATTTTCAACTGGATTTTATCATTCGGAAAAACAAGTTTATAGTGCGTATAAGCCTGTAATGTATTGAAAGAATACTGAAACTGATCCAGAAGTGCATTCATACTTCCGGTAGCAAATTCTGTAAAAAACAGATTATCATCATTCCAGTTTCTGTCATAATGTTTGAATGTATATCTATAGATCTGACTGCCGTTGGTAAGA is a window from the Chryseobacterium indologenes genome containing:
- a CDS encoding DUF5103 domain-containing protein translates to MKTLRLLLLTLSGLVFGQNIQSVQLFNPQTNDETPVIRIGEQLVLGFDDLTNGSQIYRYTFKHYDRNWNDDNLFFTEFATGSMNALLDQFQYSFNTLQAYTHYKLVFPNDKIQLKISGNYELIVYKDSADQPLFKKRFYLVEDATAVGLNISRFADAKNPNLNQRVEVNVSPKGGDISSNVNSITMNVMQNNNPNMVISNLKPSSVLGNQILFQQMNLTFPGDNEFYYFDNKNMNMAADMVRATEIKDDVNQTYLHPVWAFPLNYQYQPDVNGAWYYRRNDLGRERDAEREADYSWVHFYLESDPVDKEIYVLGGFNNYKPTKENQMQYDAATKQYVAKIFLKQGFYNYVLVTKEGNGPLNFGEVNGNFWQTENLYQAFLYYAPFGRNYDGLMGYGEFRTPIANKR